A window from Vulcanimicrobium alpinum encodes these proteins:
- a CDS encoding transposase has product MQSSNGTVSTEIKATSSPQKPQRRRFSAAEKLRIVREADARPAGTIGAFLRREGIYSSQLYAWRRQRDQGDLDPGAVRQRAKAKMQADEVAQRLKELERENRKLRRQLARAELINDIQKKFAGLLGVDLESPETNENAE; this is encoded by the coding sequence ATGCAGTCCTCGAACGGAACCGTTTCAACGGAAATCAAGGCAACCAGTTCACCCCAAAAACCTCAGCGACGTCGGTTCTCCGCCGCCGAGAAGCTGCGCATCGTGCGCGAGGCTGATGCGCGTCCAGCCGGCACGATCGGAGCGTTTCTCCGGCGCGAAGGTATTTACTCATCGCAGCTCTATGCCTGGCGAAGGCAGCGCGATCAAGGCGACCTCGATCCAGGTGCGGTGCGCCAACGTGCAAAAGCCAAAATGCAAGCCGACGAGGTTGCGCAGCGGCTCAAAGAACTCGAGCGGGAAAACCGGAAACTCCGTCGCCAGTTGGCGCGCGCCGAGCTCATAAACGATATCCAAAAAAAATTTGCGGGGCTCCTGGGCGTCGATCTGGAGAGCCCCGAGACGAACGAGAACGCAGAATGA
- a CDS encoding mechanosensitive ion channel family protein, with translation MIDAGRIFGRDVEAVVGYLPHLIGAVIILAVGSLLAWLISRAVAAVLTRLGLDRRVADTGFRENLVRVGLRERPARLVARLVLLIVWLATLVQVVDALELTPLSAALRSLLDYTPHLVVAVAIVLVGIIAGDALARATTATLARTGILYPTIAGTLMRAIVTTVAALMALQQLTIESSFLFDVLLLLLGAAALSAAIASGYGARTFFENVVASRYVEENFKI, from the coding sequence ATGATTGACGCCGGCCGCATTTTCGGTCGTGACGTCGAAGCCGTCGTGGGTTACCTCCCGCACCTTATCGGCGCCGTTATTATCCTCGCGGTGGGGAGCCTTCTCGCTTGGCTCATCAGCCGCGCCGTCGCAGCCGTCCTAACACGTCTTGGACTCGATCGACGGGTTGCGGATACCGGATTTCGCGAGAATTTGGTCCGTGTCGGGCTCCGCGAGCGGCCCGCGCGGTTAGTAGCCCGCTTGGTGTTGCTCATCGTCTGGCTTGCGACGCTGGTGCAGGTCGTCGATGCACTGGAGCTCACACCGCTCTCTGCGGCTTTACGGAGCCTATTAGACTACACGCCACATCTCGTCGTAGCCGTCGCGATTGTCCTCGTCGGCATCATCGCCGGCGATGCGCTCGCGCGTGCGACGACGGCCACGTTAGCCCGCACTGGCATTCTGTATCCGACCATCGCCGGCACGTTGATGCGCGCGATCGTCACGACCGTCGCCGCTCTCATGGCGTTACAGCAGCTTACGATCGAATCAAGCTTTCTTTTCGACGTGTTGCTGCTGCTGCTCGGCGCTGCCGCCCTATCCGCCGCGATCGCCTCCGGCTACGGGGCACGGACGTTCTTTGAAAACGTGGTCGCCTCACGGTACGTCGAAGAGAATTTCAAAATCTGA
- a CDS encoding transposase yields the protein MDLPKKASRRVFSEEKRREIVAEYDAAATPAERAAVLRRHGIYTSSVSNWRKHIAASVPRAPRGRRPDPDATETRRLHDQIARLERKLAKSERTVAALGKAHALLQMLAEQDAEPQASSRES from the coding sequence GTGGACCTTCCCAAGAAAGCCTCCCGCCGCGTTTTCTCCGAGGAAAAGCGCCGCGAGATCGTCGCCGAATACGACGCCGCCGCAACGCCCGCCGAGCGCGCCGCGGTTCTCCGCCGACACGGCATCTACACTTCGTCCGTTTCGAACTGGCGCAAGCATATCGCGGCAAGCGTCCCTCGCGCGCCGCGTGGACGCCGTCCAGATCCGGATGCGACGGAGACGCGTCGCCTGCACGATCAGATTGCCCGACTCGAGCGCAAGCTTGCGAAGTCGGAGAGGACCGTCGCCGCCCTGGGAAAAGCGCACGCGCTCTTGCAGATGCTCGCCGAGCAGGACGCGGAACCCCAGGCGAGTTCGAGGGAATCGTGA
- a CDS encoding transposase has translation MKKVYPKPDPVAKPERDFSVELDELCRAKVAELVQSYLEAEVDELLGRLRYERRDGKRIGFRDGHDPERMVTASIGPIAIRRPRVRGVAHESALIPKYRRRLPSIDKTIHQLWIEGLAHRDFEPTLRGLLGAEAPLSASTIARVNAEFGAEYDTWKKRRLDGNRYVYLWVDGIHLGAGPADERRVLLVVIGADADGTKHLNVLAGPATAAPASPAPGHTGIALLTPSDVHHGRAEQRRDARRTVLRHAWERNPDRFVRGQPEPPALEPTTYINRPELLKAA, from the coding sequence TTGAAGAAAGTTTACCCCAAACCAGATCCCGTTGCCAAGCCCGAGCGCGACTTTTCAGTCGAACTGGACGAATTGTGCCGGGCCAAAGTCGCCGAACTCGTCCAATCGTACCTCGAAGCGGAGGTCGATGAGTTACTCGGCCGACTCCGTTACGAACGCCGAGACGGCAAGCGCATTGGTTTCCGCGATGGGCACGACCCCGAGCGGATGGTCACCGCGAGCATCGGCCCTATCGCGATCCGCCGTCCGCGCGTTCGCGGCGTTGCGCACGAGTCAGCGCTGATCCCCAAATACCGACGTCGGCTTCCGTCGATCGACAAGACGATCCATCAGCTGTGGATCGAAGGCCTCGCGCATCGCGATTTCGAGCCGACGCTGCGCGGATTACTCGGCGCAGAAGCTCCGCTTTCGGCTTCGACGATCGCTCGCGTGAACGCCGAATTCGGTGCGGAGTACGACACGTGGAAGAAACGCCGCCTCGATGGCAATCGCTACGTGTACCTGTGGGTCGACGGCATCCATCTTGGCGCCGGCCCCGCTGACGAACGGCGCGTGTTGCTCGTGGTGATTGGGGCAGATGCCGATGGCACCAAGCATTTGAACGTTCTCGCTGGCCCAGCCACTGCAGCGCCGGCGAGCCCGGCACCGGGGCACACGGGCATTGCGCTACTCACGCCGAGCGACGTGCATCATGGACGCGCCGAGCAGCGGCGCGACGCGCGCCGTACGGTTCTCCGGCACGCTTGGGAACGTAACCCCGACCGTTTCGTTCGCGGTCAACCGGAGCCGCCGGCTCTCGAGCCGACGACCTACATCAACCGACCCGAACTCCTAAAAGCCGCGTAA
- a CDS encoding mechanosensitive ion channel family protein: MTTVTDWTAGLITGLTAGLSHFFAAIPNILGALILLIIGWVIAGIVGGLVTKLAQGVHVDTVGNRVGVNNFLEKSGSKLKASNVIGEIVKWVVRLVFIEMAAEQLGMPQISIIINQILGFIPNILVAMVILGVGAFLGQLLGAIVRGAASEAMVGNSGLLAKLTSGAVMAFAIIAALNELNVAPVVVNTLYIGLVSALALALGLAFGLGGRETAARLTEKWSGQLETTVTKIQAIQESPAAEASAHVANASANPSIRSR, encoded by the coding sequence ATGACGACTGTCACCGATTGGACTGCAGGTCTCATAACCGGCTTAACGGCTGGCCTATCGCATTTCTTCGCAGCGATTCCGAACATTTTGGGCGCTCTCATCTTACTCATCATCGGCTGGGTCATCGCCGGAATCGTGGGCGGCCTCGTTACGAAGCTTGCTCAAGGTGTGCATGTCGACACTGTCGGCAACCGCGTCGGTGTAAATAACTTTCTGGAGAAAAGCGGCTCGAAACTGAAGGCCAGCAACGTTATCGGCGAGATTGTGAAGTGGGTCGTTCGGCTCGTTTTCATCGAGATGGCCGCCGAACAGCTCGGCATGCCGCAAATCTCGATCATCATCAACCAGATTCTAGGCTTCATCCCGAACATTCTCGTCGCTATGGTCATTCTCGGTGTCGGTGCTTTCTTAGGACAGTTGCTCGGCGCAATCGTGCGCGGCGCTGCGAGCGAAGCGATGGTCGGCAATTCGGGGTTGCTCGCGAAACTGACCTCGGGCGCAGTGATGGCATTCGCCATCATTGCTGCACTCAACGAACTCAATGTTGCTCCGGTCGTCGTCAACACCTTATATATCGGACTCGTTTCGGCGCTCGCGTTGGCACTTGGTCTCGCATTCGGGCTCGGTGGTCGCGAGACGGCCGCACGGTTGACCGAGAAATGGTCTGGTCAGCTCGAGACGACGGTGACAAAAATACAAGCGATCCAAGAGTCACCTGCAGCCGAAGCTTCCGCTCATGTGGCGAATGCGTCAGCTAACCCTTCGATCCGTTCGCGCTAA
- the rsmH gene encoding 16S rRNA (cytosine(1402)-N(4))-methyltransferase RsmH — protein sequence MADHVAVLAAEAVEALAIRADGTYVDATFGAGGHAALILTRLDPAGRLIAFDVDPSAQARALTDPRFTLVCTNFRTLAASLDALGIARVNGVLFDLGVSSMQFGEGERGFSFRIAAPLDMRMDPTAGESAAQFLATRDERTIANTIYEYGEERASRRIARAIVALRDAGTPVRDTLDLANVVARATRIPGHAKIHPATRTFQALRIAVNDELGALREGLAAALQRTATGGRIAAISFHSLEDRIVKQTFRDDPRVRAVTRKPIVASDAEVAANPRARSAKLRVAERIEAAG from the coding sequence ATGGCCGATCACGTCGCCGTGCTTGCGGCGGAAGCGGTCGAGGCGCTGGCGATTCGTGCCGACGGCACGTATGTCGATGCGACGTTCGGGGCGGGCGGTCACGCCGCGCTGATCCTCACGCGGCTCGATCCTGCAGGGCGGCTGATCGCATTCGACGTCGATCCGTCGGCGCAGGCGCGTGCGCTCACCGATCCGCGCTTTACGCTGGTCTGCACCAACTTCCGCACGCTGGCGGCGTCGCTCGACGCGCTGGGGATCGCACGCGTGAACGGCGTGCTGTTCGATCTCGGGGTGAGTTCGATGCAGTTCGGTGAAGGGGAACGCGGCTTCTCCTTCCGCATCGCGGCGCCGCTCGACATGCGGATGGATCCGACGGCGGGCGAGAGCGCGGCGCAGTTTCTGGCGACGCGCGACGAGCGCACGATCGCGAATACGATCTATGAGTACGGAGAAGAGCGTGCGTCGCGCCGGATCGCGCGCGCGATCGTCGCGCTGCGCGATGCGGGGACGCCGGTACGCGACACGCTCGACCTGGCGAACGTCGTTGCCCGCGCAACGCGCATCCCCGGCCACGCGAAGATCCATCCGGCGACCCGCACGTTTCAGGCGCTGCGGATCGCCGTCAACGACGAGCTCGGCGCGCTGCGCGAGGGGCTCGCGGCGGCACTGCAACGGACTGCGACCGGCGGGCGGATCGCGGCGATCAGCTTTCACTCGCTCGAGGACCGTATCGTGAAACAGACGTTCCGTGACGATCCCCGCGTGCGCGCGGTGACGCGCAAACCAATCGTCGCGAGCGACGCCGAAGTCGCCGCGAACCCGCGCGCCCGCAGTGCGAAACTCCGCGTCGCGGAACGGATCGAGGCGGCCGGATGA
- a CDS encoding UDP-N-acetylmuramoyl-L-alanyl-D-glutamate--2,6-diaminopimelate ligase codes for MRETSGLLAALAGARVVGTPPPRIDAIASDSRAVGPGTAFVALRGERDDGHEFIGDAIARGAALIVAERAPDTEVPCVLVDDTRIAASALADAFHDRPSASMLVVGVTGTNGKTTTTHLVRDMLESSGVPCGVVGTLGGAFRERSWPLANTTPLAIELHGLLAAMRDAGARAIAMEVSSHALALRRVDHVRFAAAALTNITRDHLDFHGTFERYVAAKRRLFDLAPFAVLNVDDASGAAFAREIAGLRPITYAIDAAAMLRAEEVRLDGDGSHFRVAGTTVAIALPGRFNVRNALAAFGLGRTLGIGDREIARGLGSTKAVPGRMERIGAFGIDAVVDYAHTPDALENVLRAARETTRGRLIVVFGCGGDRDPGKRVQMGEIAARLADRVIVTSDNPRSEDPMAIAVAVATGFPHTDIVLDRRTAIRRAIDDAHAGDTVVVAGKGHETYQIVGADVRPFDDRDEVRNAFSTRAEGARR; via the coding sequence ATGCGAGAGACGTCGGGACTTCTCGCGGCGCTGGCCGGCGCGCGGGTGGTCGGGACGCCGCCGCCGCGGATCGATGCGATCGCGAGCGATTCGCGCGCGGTCGGGCCGGGGACGGCGTTCGTCGCGCTGCGCGGCGAACGCGACGACGGGCACGAATTCATCGGCGACGCGATCGCGCGCGGCGCCGCGCTGATCGTCGCCGAACGCGCGCCCGACACCGAGGTGCCGTGCGTGCTCGTCGACGACACGCGCATCGCGGCCTCGGCGCTCGCCGACGCGTTTCACGACCGCCCCTCGGCGTCGATGCTGGTCGTCGGCGTCACCGGAACGAACGGCAAGACGACGACGACGCACCTGGTACGCGACATGCTCGAGTCGTCCGGCGTCCCGTGCGGCGTCGTCGGGACGCTCGGCGGCGCGTTCCGCGAGCGCTCCTGGCCGCTCGCGAACACGACGCCGCTGGCGATCGAGCTGCACGGTCTGCTCGCCGCGATGCGCGACGCCGGCGCGCGCGCGATCGCGATGGAAGTGTCGTCGCACGCGCTCGCCCTGCGCCGCGTCGACCACGTCCGGTTCGCGGCCGCCGCGCTGACCAACATCACGCGCGATCACCTAGATTTTCACGGCACGTTCGAACGGTACGTCGCGGCGAAGCGGCGGCTGTTCGACCTTGCTCCGTTCGCGGTCCTCAACGTCGACGACGCATCGGGCGCGGCGTTCGCCCGCGAAATCGCCGGGCTCCGGCCGATCACGTACGCGATCGACGCCGCCGCGATGCTGCGCGCTGAAGAGGTCCGGCTCGACGGCGACGGGTCGCATTTCCGCGTTGCCGGAACGACGGTGGCGATCGCGCTGCCGGGGCGTTTCAACGTGCGCAACGCGCTGGCGGCCTTCGGCCTGGGGCGGACTCTGGGGATCGGCGACCGCGAGATCGCGCGCGGTTTGGGCTCGACCAAAGCGGTCCCCGGCCGGATGGAACGGATCGGCGCGTTCGGGATCGACGCGGTCGTCGACTACGCGCACACCCCCGACGCGCTCGAGAACGTCTTGCGCGCCGCGCGCGAGACGACGCGCGGACGACTGATCGTCGTGTTCGGGTGCGGCGGCGACCGCGATCCCGGCAAGCGCGTGCAGATGGGCGAGATCGCCGCGCGCCTCGCCGACCGCGTCATCGTCACCAGCGACAACCCGCGCAGCGAAGACCCGATGGCGATCGCCGTCGCCGTCGCGACCGGTTTCCCGCACACCGATATCGTGCTCGATCGCCGCACCGCGATCCGCCGCGCGATCGACGACGCGCACGCGGGCGATACGGTCGTCGTCGCCGGCAAGGGACACGAGACGTATCAGATCGTCGGGGCGGACGTGCGCCCGTTCGACGATCGCGACGAGGTGCGCAACGCGTTCTCGACGCGCGCGGAGGGAGCGCGAAGGTGA
- the mraZ gene encoding division/cell wall cluster transcriptional repressor MraZ — MSDRPLFTGSAEHSLDDKGRLVVPSRFRERLGAGFYLSIDEPDGCLVLYPAATWNDVCAKLQAAPVKDARFRTFVRRLFAHTEEVSCDPQGRVGVPAALRTWAGIGKDVVSIGSMTRVEVWAKERYDRHVADPTELPDFTSELGLF, encoded by the coding sequence GTGTCGGATCGTCCCTTGTTCACCGGTTCGGCCGAGCACAGCCTTGACGACAAGGGCCGGCTCGTCGTGCCCTCGCGCTTCCGCGAGCGTCTCGGCGCCGGCTTCTACCTGTCGATCGACGAGCCCGACGGGTGTCTGGTCCTCTATCCCGCGGCGACGTGGAACGACGTCTGCGCGAAGCTTCAGGCGGCGCCGGTGAAGGATGCGCGCTTCCGGACGTTCGTGCGGCGGCTCTTCGCCCATACCGAAGAAGTCAGCTGCGATCCGCAGGGGCGCGTCGGCGTTCCGGCCGCGCTGCGCACGTGGGCCGGGATCGGCAAGGACGTCGTCTCGATCGGCTCGATGACGCGGGTCGAGGTGTGGGCGAAAGAGCGCTACGATCGCCACGTCGCCGATCCGACCGAACTCCCCGACTTCACGTCGGAACTGGGGCTGTTCTGA
- a CDS encoding IS256 family transposase produces MADYDLTLSRDAIPALLDQPAALGKLVETILNQVLEAQMRDHLGAERYERCQEREGYRNGYRDRQLSTRVGSLVLRVPQTRDGSFSTDIFERYRRSEQAFVVGLMEMVVNGVSTRKVTRITEGLCGTSFSKSTVSRLAKALDEPVAGFLNRRLDAAYPFIIVDALFTKVRTDKSVVSKALLIASGIRADGYREILGLSIGDSESFATWNEFFRGLKARGLHGVDVAVSDNHSGLREAIAKQFVGATWQRCQFHVMKNLLDHAPKKERENVTAAARLIFLATDRKEAERRYAEFMARFAETAPKSCVCLEGAFEDMFAILPLPEKYRRRLRTSNMQERLNEEIRRREKVIRIFPNDAAAIRMVGALLSEQNDEWLSRAYFDMTEYFEWKATTVAKPAAVKRDRRAA; encoded by the coding sequence GTGGCCGATTACGATCTTACCCTATCCCGCGACGCGATTCCAGCGTTGCTCGATCAACCTGCGGCGCTCGGGAAGCTCGTCGAAACGATTTTGAACCAAGTGCTCGAGGCGCAGATGCGCGATCATCTGGGCGCCGAGCGGTACGAACGCTGTCAAGAACGGGAGGGCTATCGGAATGGGTATCGCGATCGACAGCTCTCGACCCGCGTCGGATCGCTGGTCCTGCGCGTGCCGCAGACGCGCGACGGCAGCTTCTCAACCGACATCTTCGAGCGTTATCGCCGCAGCGAACAAGCCTTTGTCGTGGGCCTGATGGAGATGGTCGTCAACGGCGTCTCGACGCGGAAGGTCACGCGGATAACCGAAGGTCTGTGTGGGACGTCGTTTTCGAAATCGACGGTCAGTCGCCTCGCGAAGGCCCTTGACGAGCCGGTCGCGGGATTCTTGAATCGTCGGCTTGATGCGGCGTACCCGTTCATCATCGTTGACGCGCTCTTTACGAAGGTGCGCACCGACAAGAGCGTCGTCAGCAAAGCGCTCCTCATCGCGAGCGGCATTCGCGCTGACGGATACCGAGAAATCCTTGGTCTTTCGATCGGCGATTCGGAGAGCTTTGCGACGTGGAACGAGTTCTTTCGCGGCCTCAAAGCACGCGGCTTGCACGGCGTCGACGTTGCCGTCTCCGACAATCACTCGGGCTTGCGTGAGGCGATCGCCAAGCAATTCGTCGGCGCGACGTGGCAGCGTTGCCAGTTCCACGTGATGAAGAACTTGCTCGATCACGCGCCCAAGAAAGAACGGGAAAACGTAACCGCTGCAGCTCGGCTGATCTTCCTCGCAACTGATCGCAAAGAGGCCGAGCGTCGATATGCGGAATTCATGGCCCGCTTCGCAGAAACGGCGCCCAAGTCGTGCGTGTGCTTGGAAGGAGCGTTCGAAGACATGTTTGCGATCTTGCCGCTGCCGGAGAAATATCGCCGGCGACTGCGCACGAGCAACATGCAAGAGCGGCTCAATGAAGAGATTCGTCGCCGGGAGAAAGTCATTCGCATCTTCCCAAACGACGCCGCAGCGATTCGCATGGTCGGCGCGTTACTCTCCGAGCAAAACGACGAATGGTTAAGCCGAGCCTACTTCGACATGACCGAATACTTCGAATGGAAAGCAACGACGGTGGCCAAGCCGGCCGCCGTAAAACGAGACAGACGAGCAGCCTAA
- a CDS encoding transposase, translating to MKCCQRQSSNRSGGYPPAEFTSIIGTLPSRYLVGWRVEAREDAQLAEELFAQTFTAQRVDTSQLTVHGDNGAAMTSKTLAQLFSDLAVTRSHSRPHVSNDNPFSESLFKTLKYGPSYPEHFETIEEARAWCGRFVKWYNNEHRHTGIALLTPSDVHHGRAEQRRDARRTVLRHAWERNPDRFVRGQPEPPALEPTTYINRPELLKAA from the coding sequence TTGAAGTGTTGTCAACGTCAATCTTCGAACCGGAGCGGTGGCTACCCGCCCGCTGAATTTACATCAATTATAGGGACTCTGCCCAGTCGGTACCTCGTCGGTTGGCGCGTGGAGGCGCGCGAAGACGCGCAACTGGCCGAGGAGCTCTTCGCCCAGACATTCACGGCGCAACGCGTCGACACGTCGCAGCTCACGGTGCACGGCGACAACGGCGCGGCGATGACGTCCAAGACGCTCGCGCAGCTTTTCAGCGATCTGGCGGTCACGCGCAGTCACTCGCGCCCGCACGTTTCGAACGACAACCCGTTCAGCGAGTCGCTCTTCAAGACGCTCAAGTACGGGCCGTCGTATCCCGAGCACTTTGAGACGATCGAGGAGGCACGCGCCTGGTGTGGTCGATTCGTAAAATGGTACAACAACGAGCACCGGCACACGGGCATTGCGCTACTCACGCCGAGCGACGTGCATCATGGACGCGCCGAGCAGCGGCGCGACGCGCGCCGTACGGTTCTCCGGCACGCTTGGGAACGTAACCCCGACCGTTTCGTTCGCGGTCAACCGGAGCCGCCGGCTCTCGAGCCGACGACCTACATCAACCGACCCGAACTCCTAAAAGCCGCGTAA
- a CDS encoding peptidoglycan D,D-transpeptidase FtsI family protein yields MAARAFARVAPGRAKIALVLVVALAGALALRLGNVQVREGPKLARFALAQHNEAVDDFALRGAILDRDGNVLVRSLPSESIYAVPADVADPQDAARRLAPVLHEPAAQLETVLRDRLQFRWLARKVPHEVAERVRRLGIAGIETKGEETGLRFVASGRLASTVIGFTGTDENGLDGLEYGFDRLLRGVPGKMRIEADQFGHAIPLGEKHVIERAVPGTTIVTTIDPYVQFEAEHLLRGAVAQWHARSGTAIVMDPWSGELLAVANMPDFDPAHFGAFASDAWRDRAITDAYEPGSTFKLITVAAALDSGRITPATRFPSRDTLEVGGRVIHNADDGFNASVGGTTSLDDIIAYSYNVGAAEVGMATGASAIYRTLTRFGFGDPTAVELPGENPGIVLPPSTWSGSTLPTIAFGQSISVTPLAMIRAYAAIANGGLLLRPRIVHALADPSGKTIYTYRQEIERRAISAATAARLRSYLRQVVTRGTGKGTAEVPGYATAGKTGTAQIVENGRYEPGAYNASFIGMIPAEHPRYVILVKVERPVGSIYGSQVAAPVFAQLARATMLHAGIMPAAPPRLVRRSGRAKDTR; encoded by the coding sequence ATGGCGGCGCGTGCCTTCGCGCGCGTCGCTCCGGGCCGGGCGAAGATCGCGCTCGTTCTGGTTGTCGCGCTGGCCGGTGCCCTCGCTCTGCGGCTGGGCAACGTGCAAGTCCGCGAGGGTCCGAAGCTCGCCCGGTTCGCGCTCGCGCAGCACAACGAAGCCGTCGACGATTTCGCTCTGCGCGGGGCGATCCTCGATCGCGACGGCAACGTGCTGGTCCGCTCGCTCCCGTCCGAATCGATCTACGCGGTCCCCGCCGACGTCGCCGACCCGCAGGACGCGGCGCGGCGGCTCGCGCCCGTCCTTCACGAGCCCGCGGCGCAGCTCGAAACGGTGCTGCGCGACAGACTGCAGTTCCGCTGGCTGGCGCGCAAGGTGCCGCACGAGGTCGCCGAACGCGTGCGCCGGCTGGGGATCGCGGGGATTGAGACCAAGGGTGAAGAGACGGGTCTGCGATTCGTCGCGTCGGGACGCCTCGCTTCGACGGTGATCGGCTTCACCGGGACCGACGAGAACGGACTCGACGGCCTCGAGTACGGCTTCGATCGCCTGCTGCGCGGCGTCCCCGGAAAGATGCGGATCGAGGCCGATCAGTTCGGGCACGCGATCCCGCTCGGCGAGAAGCACGTCATCGAACGCGCCGTCCCCGGGACGACGATCGTCACCACGATCGATCCCTACGTGCAGTTCGAAGCGGAGCATCTGCTGCGCGGCGCCGTCGCGCAGTGGCACGCGCGCAGCGGGACCGCGATCGTGATGGACCCATGGAGCGGCGAACTGCTCGCGGTCGCGAACATGCCGGATTTCGATCCCGCGCACTTCGGCGCGTTCGCGAGCGACGCGTGGCGCGACCGCGCGATCACCGACGCCTACGAGCCGGGCTCGACGTTCAAATTGATCACCGTCGCCGCCGCGCTCGACAGCGGCAGGATCACGCCGGCGACGCGTTTCCCGAGCCGCGACACGCTCGAGGTCGGCGGCCGCGTGATCCACAACGCCGACGACGGCTTCAACGCCAGCGTCGGCGGCACGACGTCGCTCGACGACATCATCGCGTACTCGTACAACGTCGGCGCCGCCGAAGTCGGGATGGCGACCGGCGCTTCCGCGATCTACCGGACCCTCACGCGCTTCGGCTTCGGCGATCCGACGGCGGTCGAACTCCCGGGGGAGAACCCCGGGATCGTCTTGCCGCCCTCCACGTGGAGCGGTTCGACGCTGCCGACGATCGCGTTCGGACAGAGTATCTCTGTGACGCCGCTGGCGATGATCCGCGCCTACGCGGCGATCGCCAACGGCGGCCTCCTGCTCCGCCCGCGGATCGTCCACGCGCTCGCCGACCCGTCGGGGAAGACGATCTACACCTACCGTCAGGAGATCGAGCGGCGCGCGATCTCCGCCGCCACTGCCGCCAGGCTGCGATCGTATCTGCGCCAAGTCGTCACCCGCGGGACAGGCAAGGGGACGGCCGAGGTTCCGGGGTATGCGACGGCGGGAAAAACCGGCACGGCACAGATCGTCGAGAACGGGCGGTACGAGCCGGGCGCCTACAACGCATCGTTCATCGGGATGATCCCCGCCGAGCATCCTCGCTACGTCATCCTGGTCAAGGTCGAACGCCCGGTTGGTTCGATCTACGGCTCGCAAGTCGCCGCGCCCGTCTTCGCGCAGCTCGCTCGCGCGACGATGCTGCATGCCGGGATCATGCCGGCCGCGCCGCCGCGCTTGGTCCGTCGCAGCGGGCGCGCGAAGGACACACGCTGA
- a CDS encoding IS3 family transposase — protein sequence MSAALELAHEIPQRALCTAAGISRSTLRRRLNGTPERLPSVISRRRSRRALSEHEQAEVLAVLHGERFADRAPATIHATLLDEGIYLCSVSTMYRLLRANAEVRERRRIARHPEYRKPELVATGPRQVFSWDITKLRGPHPGEWFSLLVMLDIFSRFVVGWMLVHRANAELARHFIAQTLEREGIQPGHAIVHADRGAEMTAQPVCALMDKLGVVRSHSRPHVSDDNPFSESQFRTLKYHPEFPDRFGSFEHGHDFVGEFMTWYNNEHRHSGIAMLTPAMVHHGQADRVLAARHDVMLAAYRAKPERFIGGSPKRIVLPPAVWINPPAHDGVAV from the coding sequence ATGAGTGCGGCGCTGGAACTTGCCCACGAGATTCCGCAGCGCGCGTTGTGCACTGCAGCGGGCATCAGCCGCTCGACGCTGCGGCGCCGCCTAAACGGCACGCCGGAACGACTTCCGTCCGTGATCTCGCGCCGGCGCTCGAGAAGAGCACTGAGCGAACACGAGCAAGCTGAGGTGCTCGCGGTGCTGCATGGCGAGCGGTTTGCCGATCGCGCGCCGGCGACGATCCACGCGACCTTGCTGGACGAAGGTATCTACCTGTGCTCGGTGAGCACGATGTACCGCCTGCTGCGAGCAAACGCGGAGGTGCGCGAACGTCGCCGTATTGCACGTCATCCGGAGTACCGTAAGCCCGAACTGGTGGCCACCGGTCCGCGTCAAGTTTTCTCGTGGGATATCACGAAGCTGCGCGGCCCGCACCCGGGTGAGTGGTTCTCGCTGCTGGTGATGCTCGACATCTTCAGCCGGTTTGTCGTCGGCTGGATGCTCGTGCATCGGGCCAACGCCGAACTCGCACGGCACTTCATCGCGCAGACGCTGGAACGTGAAGGCATCCAGCCCGGGCACGCGATCGTTCACGCCGATCGCGGCGCGGAGATGACGGCGCAACCCGTGTGCGCCCTGATGGACAAGCTCGGCGTCGTACGTTCGCACAGCCGTCCGCACGTTAGCGACGATAACCCCTTCTCGGAGTCCCAGTTCCGCACGCTGAAGTACCATCCCGAATTCCCCGATCGATTTGGGTCGTTTGAGCACGGGCACGATTTCGTTGGTGAGTTCATGACCTGGTACAACAACGAGCACCGGCACTCCGGAATCGCGATGCTGACGCCGGCAATGGTGCATCACGGCCAGGCGGACCGCGTGCTCGCCGCCAGACACGACGTGATGCTCGCGGCTTACCGCGCCAAACCGGAACGATTCATCGGCGGATCGCCAAAGCGGATCGTGTTACCGCCCGCGGTGTGGATAAATCCGCCCGCTCACGACGGGGTCGCCGTGTAG